AGTTTCCAGTTCTTTAATGTTTAAAACATTATTTTGAGGCTGGAGTATTTCAGTTTTTCAGGACTTGTAGTAGTAACTTAAAGTCTTAAATAGTAAGACTTGACTGCTTGACTTCAATTTAAAAGTTATATAATAGGACATGAAATAGTAGAGGATATGAAACATACTCAACATGTTTTGGCCGTGCTTACTAAGCACATTAATAAAATTACCGTGCATTTTTTTTATTTGTTGAACTGAAAACATAAAAGTTCTTAGTTGGACATAGTGGAAGGAGTAATGAAACTTAATCACACATATGGAAAAGATTAAATTGAATAAACATATAAATTATATCTTATCGTGAGTGGTTAAATGCCGTTATAGGTTTTAACTTTTAATTTGGTATGAGTTAGATGCTCTAAATTTGCCGCCTGTCTATTAAGTACAAGACCATTATTTTGGCGTGTACATGTAATCTTTTAAGCACTTGTTTGATGTCGCCAATGCTTATATTGCTCAGTAGTCAGAATGTATTCATAGATGTAGAAACTCCTTAAATTTAATGGTTCATTTCTCTGATTGCCGGTAGTGTTGCAATATTTCTTTCCTGGGCCCGCCAGCAAGATGCCGAATCAAAACTGAGCCTGAATCCTACAATGTTGGGTTGCATTGCCGGGTCAATTTTAATGCGGAAGGCAGCATCATTTGCTTTTGAAAACAAGAAAAGGTCTACACTCACAAGTGATATAATCGAGTGCTTAGGAAGAAGGTGGATACTATAGCCTACTTTGATAATCTTCATCCAAATTTATTTCTATGCTAACAACACTTGACTTAATTATTTGCAGTATGGAAGCTCTGTCCCCAGTGAACTGACTTCTTAAACCACTACTGTAGACATCATTGCATCATATTTCCTTTTTCCATTTTGGCTTTTATTTCTGTTGTTTGTACGTGGAGGATTATACCTAGATTGTACAAAGGTTTTAAGGATTGTACCTTTTTCGAGCAGTGATACAGCAGTAGATTAGTTGTTACATACGAGTAAATGCCACATGGATTGCAAGGATTGTTGTACTTGAGCAGCGAAAACCAAAGGATTGTTGCAAGGAAAAGGATGCAATAGAATTATTAAGAACTTGCCAAAACGTTGTTATGGAAAGAATAAAGTTGATGTCGTCTATGTTGAAGTAATCATAATGTTTACAATTCAAGATTGTTTATTTACAAACTAAAAACAACATTATCTACGAGATTATCATATTAGGGAAACAAAAAGATGAGCATCAGCTGAAAACTGAAAAGTATAGCATATGTTGACATATATTCTTTTGATGTTTTTTCACCAGACAGCGGTCTGTTTAGCTAACCTTAGTACTACAAAATATATCTGAATAAACAAATATTACTTATATCTCAAGGTTGGTAAGTCAAAGAAAACAATGGTAAAAAATGTATGACACTCTTTAGCTTACAAACTTATATTATCATTTTGCCAAATAACATATATTAAAAACAACACAGACTTCTCAGGTTGGTTTTGAAAATTTCAAATGACATCTCTACAGGGTTGTCGATTAGTAACAATAGTGTATTTTTCAGTGTAAAGCTGTTTTCCTATGTACTTGAATAATGGAAGCTGTTGATTTAGCCTTCAAGTCACCCTCACACTCCATAAAAAATAGTACAAGACTTCCCAGGTTGACATTTTACATCCATAAAAGACATGCATGCAATATGTATAACTAACTATATCTTCTACTTGTAGTCCTGTTTTCTATTTTGTGAGAGTTTTAATCAGCTCTGTTTTATTATGGTATCCAGATGTTGTTTCCAATTTACATGGCATCAAGCTTATATGCTGTTGGTGCTCTACCAAAACTTTGCAATTGCAACTTGTAAATTAGTTCCTTACCCCAAAGAATGTGCTTCTGTTGTTCCTGAGGCAACTCCAACTAGTAAGATGTATGTTGCATTTCCTTATCTGCGCAAATCGAATACATATGTCACCGGCGGTGAAAGAATTTTTGGCAAGGACTCATCAGACATGTCTATGAGTTTATATATTTCAAGCTATGTGTTTGCAACAAAAATCATTGGGGTTTACAAGATTGAGGCTGAGTTGACTTTCAGGGGATATAATTTGTACAATCCTCAACGATATTCAACTCATCATCATACGAGATTGGGTATACTGAAGTTTGCGTTGCAGGGATTTTGGTCAGACTTTTCTGGTGAAGGCTGTGTTGTTGGATCTGCTTCTTGGCATTCAAAAGGCGAGCCTTTGAATCTTGAAGCTATGTTAAAAATTAAGTATTCAAGAAGTTCTGCGTATTCTAATAGCTCAGTAACTGGAAAGTTAGAGAGTTTGAGTTCTTTAAATGATGAGAGGTACTTTGAGCCAATTTTCATATTGTCTTTTCCTCCAGCAAGTGAGTACGAGTACAAATTGATATCTGAGGAAACTGTCAGGGATTTTGATATAGTTAATGATGAAAAAAGTTCAATTCTTGGTTTCCAACCTGGAGACATATGTTCTTTATTCGGCTTGCGATATATCACTTTTAAGTTGGACTATGCAAGTGGTTGCAATGGTCCCTTGAAGAATTGCTCTCTCCTGGACGGCAATCTACAATACATGCCTCCTTACATTTCCCTGCATGCCATTCAGTGCCATAGATTTGAAAAGAAGATGCGTTTTTTGGTACGACTGACTAACAAGAGCTTTATTAGGAGTGAAATGTTCCATCCCAACACCACTCTAGTTGGGGAAGGATCATGGAACGAGAAAACGAATCGACTACTCATTGTTGCTTGCAGGATTTCGAATTCAAACAAATTTGGAAGTGCTCATGTTGGAGACTGTTCATTTCGATTGAGCCTGTGGTATCCATCAGTATGGTCAATTAGAAATAGAAACAAAGCTATGGGACAGATTTGGACAAATAAGACTGCCGAAGACAAAAGGCACTTTCGCATGATCAAATTCAGGACTTCTGATGAGTACGTGAATGTTCCTGGTTTGAAGTACGAATACACTCAAATCGAGAAGGTGAGAAAGCTGTGCCCAAAGACGGTTGTCAAAAGGGGAGAAAGGTACCCCAGTGAACAGTCCTATGATCTGAGGTTTGACATGTCTGTTccaaattcaaaaaaaattggtTGGGGTTTTGCAGAACCAATTTATATATGTAACAGAACATACAGGTAGTCTTTTGTAGACATATCAAGCTCAAGATTGGGACATTATTCAGAATTTGAACTTGGTGGAAACTATGCCGTTCCCAGGGATATTCCTTTAAATGTCAGTTA
This sequence is a window from Apium graveolens cultivar Ventura chromosome 9, ASM990537v1, whole genome shotgun sequence. Protein-coding genes within it:
- the LOC141686004 gene encoding uncharacterized protein LOC141686004 produces the protein MLLVLYQNFAIATCKLVPYPKECASVVPEATPTSKMYVAFPYLRKSNTYVTGGERIFGKDSSDMSMSLYISSYVFATKIIGVYKIEAELTFRGYNLYNPQRYSTHHHTRLGILKFALQGFWSDFSGEGCVVGSASWHSKGEPLNLEAMLKIKYSRSSAYSNSSVTGKLESLSSLNDERYFEPIFILSFPPASEYEYKLISEETVRDFDIVNDEKSSILGFQPGDICSLFGLRYITFKLDYASGCNGPLKNCSLLDGNLQYMPPYISLHAIQCHRFEKKMRFLVRLTNKSFIRSEMFHPNTTLVGEGSWNEKTNRLLIVACRISNSNKFGSAHVGDCSFRLSLWYPSVWSIRNRNKAMGQIWTNKTAEDKRHFRMIKFRTSDEYVNVPGLKYEYTQIEKVRKLCPKTVVKRGERYPSEQSYDLRFDMSVPNSKKIEFELGGNYAVPRDIPLNVSYKLSFSTVSDVKLEAVHSSLDQSLDPEGQLQISAEGVYDARTGLLCMVGCRVLDSYDSLDCGILLKFQFPGLNVSNGGFIKGSMKSTREHTDPLFFEHLKLISTSFSGFEEERTLWRIDLEIIMVLISNTVACVFVCFQLYYVKKYPSSLAYMSLMMLVILTLGKNTMPGSPEWFEVSKVFARVVTLVAFLLQFRLLQLAWTARHSSQSNGGNISIAEKKTLLVCLPTYIIGGLVALIVNRKKNDYGNPSQGLDFWEKHTLWGNLRSCAGLILDGFLYPQVLLYIFQVPSERALSSTFYLGTTLVHSVPHVYDLYRANNYIPVHVKGANQSADFYSASWDIIIPAAGFLCVYGTLD